In Topomyia yanbarensis strain Yona2022 chromosome 2, ASM3024719v1, whole genome shotgun sequence, one DNA window encodes the following:
- the LOC131679951 gene encoding uncharacterized protein LOC131679951, giving the protein MEVITDDRFSVNNQIDYACEKLAKTTNAIRRIIPNVGGPRSVTRRLLTMLRYVVPAWRAALKTERNCEKLNWTFRLTADIECYNRRNTKYVMKTVRIDSPFGHAAECEMQRADR; this is encoded by the coding sequence ATGGAAGTGATAACCGACGACCGGTTCAGCGTCAACAACCAAatcgactacgcctgcgaaaagttGGCGAAGACAACGAACGCAATAAGGAGAATCATTCCAAACGTTGGCGGTCCGAGAAGCgtcacgagacgtctgctaacGATGCTGCGATATGTGGTTCCGGCATGgcgtgcggcgctgaaaaccgaGCGGAACTGCGAAAAGTTGAACTGGACGTTTCGACTGACGGCAGATATCGAGTGTTACAATCGAAGAAACACCAAATACGTGATGAAGACGGTGAGAATTGATTCGCCGTTTGGGCACGCAGCGGAGTGTGAGATGCAACGCGCAGATAGATGA